AAATCAATGGATCCTCCCGCCAAAGCTCCATGGCGCCGCCAAAATCCGCACCGAACACCTCGGCCTATCCTCGCTAGACCTACAAGCAATGGAAGATCAGCGCAAACGCGAGCACTCCGCCGCCGTAGCATCCGGCCAAATCCCTAGCAACCTGATCCAGCAGCCCCGCGAAACAGTCTCCAAACTCCTCGGTCGCACAGTGCAAACCAACCAATTCCGCCTAGAAGCCCTAACAGCTGACTTCTTCGATCCACTCGAAGCAATGCTCGCCCGCAGCAAGACCTGTCTGCTCCCCGCAGACGACAACAACAACCCCTCCTCGCTGGACTGCGTCGCACTGGGATACCTATCACTGGCACTCGTACCCGAGCTAGCCTTCCCCTGGCTGCGCGACGCGATGCGCGCCAAGGCCTCGCTGCTGGCGGCGTACACGGAGCGCATGCGCAGTCGCTGTTTCGGCGAGGCGCCCGTCGACGTTAAGCATGCTTTCCAGCCCACGGAGCCGGCTGTCCTGCCGTGGCGCGCACCGGAGCGCATCTCCGTTGCCGCGGTCGGGAGTACACTCCTCGGCACGCTGGCTGACAACACACCGTTCTTGCGCGAGGTGCGCCAGAATAGGCGATTGAAGCAGGCCGTTGAGGCTGATTCAGCATTTAGTTCGGTGGAGAAACAGGTCCTGTCTTCGTATGCGGATTCTAGCAACAAGGACTTGTTGCTTTCCATTGCGACTGCTGTGGCGGGGACAGCTGCTCTCGTTGGGTATATGGTGCATGTGGgcttgctttctttttcgacTGGGGGtgtcgaggaagaagagcaatTTGAAGAAGACGCGGGTGTTCTGCAGATTGATCCTGGCTCTGCTGCTGACTTTCTCGGCGCGTTCTAAGCCTTTAAGAGGTCCTTGCGTCTGGCTCTGTGAATGTTACGAGTtcggtgttttttttttcagttgGGTGAAAGTGAAGACTGTACGATAGCATCGCGTTTAGTCCTTTGTATTTGTGTGTTGACGTTCCTACGGTTCCTCGCCACATCAAAAAGGTCTTTGATCTATCTGGTCCTCTACATGAGACATCTCCTTTGTTCTTATCTTTATAAGCGAGCTCAAAAATTTATGATTTCTTTACTGAAAATGGTAAATAATCGAGTGTCTAAAGAAACACTTCGAAACATCCATCCTCGGTAACCATCACTGCATGTATCCTGGCATTCCTCTGAACCCTAACATGAACCTCACATCTCGGGTATTGAGCCTCTGTAATTCTGACTTGCTCACGTGGTGTCATTGTTGTGATTTGCGTATTGAGGCTCTTGAAGTTGACGTTTCTGAAAGGTTCATTCAACGTTCAGACTTTCTCAGTCAGTGCGCCTACCCCATGACGAACACATACATTGGTAGCTTTTAATTTAGCCTCATGCAAGGCATGTTTGTAATATAGTGCCGAAGGATCCCATGCACATAGGCTTTGGGGTAGGTGAGCTTTGGCACAGATAAGAGCCGTTTCAGTTTTATGGTGAAAATGCACTGGCGCTAATGATCCTGTGAGATTAAACACGGGGAATAGTAAGATGGACAGATTTCAATACCACTAGATATCAACGCTTAATGATAGCCAGATACAATAAAGCATGCACAGTAATTAGTTTTAGATGAAAAATGGAGAAAACGATATCAACTCTCAAATCAGACGGTTCAGGTGGTATATGTACAGAGAAAAAAGACAAACAAGGCAAATCGTGACCAAGATATGTATGAACTCCTCAACGACAAAAAAGGGATAGCCGTCGAAGAGCCGCTCGAAGATGGAAGGATGTGTGGCCAGGATGGTTGCCAAAACAAGCGACCTGCGCACGCACACATCAAATCAGGGAAAAGATACAGAGACACCTTCGGCGTTGGACCATTTGCGCAAGAAAGACAATATCCCAGTAGAGACGAGAAGATTGCTGGAAAtggacagaaaaaaaaaaaaaaaagtggcgAGGCCGTTTAAGAAGACCAGCCGAGGTCGACAACGAGACGGACGGGGCCAGCGGACTGGGTGACAGCCTTGTCGGGCTTGCCCTGGTCGGCGGAGGTGTAGCCGTTGACAACGCTGGAGGCACCCTGGGAGATGGAGGAGCATTTCTCACCCTCGTGGTTGCAAATCCGCATACCAGCGATGTGCATGTCAGCGAGCTGAGCGATGATGCAGGAAACGTCCCAGCCAGAGAAGCCGTTATTCTGGGAGTTGCTCATATCGAACTCACCCCAGGTGGAGGCGTACTGGCCGACATAGTTGGTAGGGAGATTTTCGCCCTCGGCGGCACCCCAACCACCTTGGGAGTCATCATCAATGGCGACGAAGATGCTGTTGCCGGGCTCCACGGTGAATTTGAGAGCCTGGTTGGGGCTCCAGAAACCGTTCAGACCACCGCTGGGGCCGTACGAGTTCCACATGACGACGGTCCAGGCCTTGGAGTTGTCGTTCTCGAAGCGGATAACGTGTTTGTACTGGCTGGCGGTTCCCTCTTCGATACGAATGATATTGCTACCCCAGGGGCTGCCAACGTTGCCGATATAGTCCCAGTCGAGGGAGCCGACGCGCTTGCTAGAAGTGGAGGAACCGAATCCAGCGATGGAAAAAGTGCCGTCGATGGAAACACTGGCCCAGTGGCTGGAGCTGGAGGAGCTGAAGCTGGAGGTGGAGATGCTGAAGCTGGAGTCATGGTCAGAGTcggaggagctggagctggagctggagctggagctggattcggaggagctggagctggagctaGATTCAGaagagctggagctggatcCAGAAGAGCCAGAGATAGATTCAGaagagctggagctggatcCAGAAGAGCCAGAGATAGATTCAGaagagctggagctggattCAGAAGAACTGGAGCTGGATTcggaggagctggagctggagaagCTGGAGGCAGATTGAGCGGCGCTGGCGGTCGAGATGGCCTCAGCCCAGGTGACAGTCGCGGTGGTGGATGTAGCAACAGAAGTGGGAGCAACAGCGAACTCGGCCTGATTGACCTTGGTGGCAACATCAGAGGTCTCATCGCCGAACCAGTTGTTAATCCAGGAGACGAGCTTGCCATCGATCGTAGCGAAAACCTCCTCACCACGCTTCTCCACATCGGCAAGCTGGGCGGGAGCGATTACAACGGGCTGGGCGACGGTGACATCTTTAGGGTGGGCATGACGGCGGTCGTGACCGTGAAGACGAGCGACAGCCGACCCAGCGGTCAGCGCCGTCATCAAGAGCATAGAGTTGGAGAGATGCATCTTGAAAATTGAAACTTGAAAAGGAGTGACTTGAGCGAACGCTCTAGAAGAAATTTCAATTCAAATGAATGTGTgtgaggatgaagagaagaagagaagagagtgGACTAGGGGGGACTATTAGTACAATACCAAGTTACACACCAACGGGTCAGGCTGGGCCTGAACCCCAAAATGAGAATGGGCTCCACAATGTCAGGGGTGTTCGATTGATGATTGGCCGGTTCCTGGCTGGTTCCTGGCCGTGCGACCCTTTTAAATTGTTTGATTGGTTGGTGGTCAAGGGCCCAGACTCTATTCGCATGGTATTGTGTACTTGGCCTATACTATGCCATCGCGGCTGCACAGGTTCAACTTGGGATAAGGGGTTGTTTCTCCTAGTGTTCTTCCCATTTTACTCTCTGATACCGTTCTATAATTGTGTTTTCTATTATTGTTCATATTTTATGGTTGCCTAATGTCAAACACGTGTACGATCGGAATGCTGGGGATCTCCAAGATATGGAGATGACTCCATCACCACATCAGAGCCTAACATAGAGATAcctggagtacggagtacttctgAGTCTGAATATGATCATTTCTGTATTATATACGCGCTCCGTTCAAACATGCACTACGGAGTGCTTTAAGACAAATTCTACCCCCGTCATCCGGCATTCTCCACATAAAACCAATCGGCGTAGTGCACGGCAAGGGT
The nucleotide sequence above comes from Penicillium digitatum chromosome 1, complete sequence. Encoded proteins:
- a CDS encoding Mitochondrial import receptor subunit (Tom37), putative, which translates into the protein MKRRCLACSSSHISVFLLASKKFEVNAAIHYKATKQDLGILDTIKQFELHVIRDSPITDHLSTNQAYIKTPRINARDSAAQINHGHSFSSKRKATMVLQLHVWGPAFSLPSIDAQCLAAIAYCSEVLPKDSWELIASSDPSVSPTGELPALQNGSIWVSRFRNIVDYLRQYSEGAWNLDQNLDDVQKADSIAFSSFIESRGQSILDLYLYVTSQNYYANTSPAYGSLLQWPNQWILPPKLHGAAKIRTEHLGLSSLDLQAMEDQRKREHSAAVASGQIPSNLIQQPRETVSKLLGRTVQTNQFRLEALTADFFDPLEAMLARSKTCLLPADDNNNPSSLDCVALGYLSLALVPELAFPWLRDAMRAKASLLAAYTERMRSRCFGEAPVDVKHAFQPTEPAVLPWRAPERISVAAVGSTLLGTLADNTPFLREVRQNRRLKQAVEADSAFSSVEKQVLSSYADSSNKDLLLSIATAVAGTAALVGYMVHVGLLSFSTGGVEEEEQFEEDAGVLQIDPGSAADFLGAF
- a CDS encoding Allergen Asp f 4, which translates into the protein MHLSNSMLLMTALTAGSAVARLHGHDRRHAHPKDVTVAQPVVIAPAQLADVEKRGEEVFATIDGKLVSWINNWFGDETSDVATKVNQAEFAVAPTSVATSTTATVTWAEAISTASAAQSASSFSSSSSSESSSSSSESSSSSSESISGSSGSSSSSSESISGSSGSSSSSSESSSSSSSSESSSSSSSSSSSSDSDHDSSFSISTSSFSSSSSSHWASVSIDGTFSIAGFGSSTSSKRVGSLDWDYIGNVGSPWGSNIIRIEEGTASQYKHVIRFENDNSKAWTVVMWNSYGPSGGLNGFWSPNQALKFTVEPGNSIFVAIDDDSQGGWGAAEGENLPTNYVGQYASTWGEFDMSNSQNNGFSGWDVSCIIAQLADMHIAGMRICNHEGEKCSSISQGASSVVNGYTSADQGKPDKAVTQSAGPVRLVVDLGWSS